AGTTCCAGAGCCGTCTACAATCACTTTGGATGCAAGGCCGCTGGGAGTCTTAATGGCGTCTGCAGGGGCTGCTGCTACATCATCTGGTGCAGGCATCGGTGCAGGCTTAGGCTTAGCTTTACCGGCAGCAGGGGTGTCGGCGAGCTTTTGGGCTTTTGTAGGTGTAGTTTTGAGCGTCAAGGCTTGGGCCTCCTTCTTCGCCGCAGGTTTTGCCTCGGCAGTAGTATCCGTGCCCGATTGGCAGGCAACGAAGGAAAGGGACAGGACAGCGACTGATAAGATAGATAGGTTTTTCATGCGCGTGTTCATAGCGTGTTTTCTAAGAGGCGAAAAGCCTTTTAAGGTAGCTTCTGACCATCTGATGAGGCTGGAATGCATTTTCTGGAGATCGCATGAAACTGGGACAAAAAAAAAGCCGGCCGAATCATAAGATTCAACCGGCTTTCTTTCGAATTGTGGAGCGGGACACGAGATTCGAACTCGCGACTTCAACCTTGGCAAGGTTGCACTCTACCACTGAGTTAGTCCCGCTCAGCGGGCCGCTAATTAGCAGATCCGCGGAGGGTGTCAAGCACCTACTTCGTCTTGTGACGAATTAAGAAATCGCTTCGATCAGAACCGGGTTCAGTCCAGGGAACTTTGCCAGGTGGCTTTTTCTGTCTTCGCGAAGTCCACTGGCGATGGTTTCATACTCACCACTGCGCTCGGTACTTACGTAATAATCTTGAGGGTTTAAGAGGTTATGGTCACCGTTGTTCATACCCGTAAGCTTGGTGGCAACTTCGTAGCCGAAAGTTGCACACTTCTTCCAGGAGATCGCCTCGTCAGCAATTCCTTGAACGACTGCCGATGAGTGACGAATTTTAACCTTCTTGGAGAATTCTGTTCCATCTACACCACCGACCCAGCCGGTGTTCATGAGATAAACCGCAAAGGGAAGGTTGTCAGCGAGCTCGAGGAAGCGGTTGCCCTGCTGTCCGTGGAGCAATGGGAAGAAGGGGTTGGTTCCTGGTACACGAAGTGCCTTGCCTGCCTCTTCTGCGCCGCCAGCCGACGTTCCTTTGGTCTCACCCAGCATGAAGTATGCTGCGGCCTGCTCTTTAGTAAGCCGTGCTACTGCTGGAATGATGTTTTCGTTGCGGTTGAGAATCAAAACAAAGCTTACAGGAGGCAGTGTCTTTGGATCCGCTGCTTCTGGAATCAAACGGAAGGGGAATGTTGCCCGACCATTTTCTGTGTAGCTCTTGTCAGTGAAGTCAACTTTGCCATCATCACCAACTGCCACGTTTTCCAGATAAGCTTCTGGCTGAACAACAGCATTGTGAATCATTGGCTCGTTATCAGCATTGAGGCCGAAAGTTTTGGCGAAACAGCCGTTTTCGGTTCCTAAAACGCTTCCATCAGGCATCAGAGCGACAAAGTCGTCCTGCACAGGCTGGCTGCTGTTTTGCTGGGTAAAAGTCGTTGTTGTCTTACCGGTACCAGAAAGACCGATAATCAGTGCTGTGCGCTTGTCGTCGCCTACTGGAATGACTTTACAACCGGCGTGGAGAGGAAGACCGCCCTTGTCATAGACAAGCTTGTTCCACATGCGAAGGCCACCCTTTTTCGATTCTCCGAAATAATCAGAGTTGAATACTCGAGTGATTTTGTTGTCGAGGTCTACCGAGATGAGTCTGTCGTCTGGGAAGCCTTCGGCCTTTAAGTTTGGCGTGTAGATAACGTTAAGTTCAGGCTCAAAGTTTTCGAGCTCTTCAGTCGTTGGATTGAAGTAGAGCTGCTGTTGCATGGCCGCAATGTTTGCATTGGTCTTCTCGATAGTGAGTCGACAAGATGTACGCGTCGCAGGATCACCACCAATGAAACCGTCAATGACCAACATGACCTGATCTTTGATGTATTCATTTTGAAACAGTGCCATTTCTTCGGCTTTTACACGGGTCATGCACTGATCAGTATGCTTCTCAGGTGTGTCGGATACGATATAAGTCGACTTTTTAGATCGAGCTTTTACCTTCACTTGAACTGCGTAATTACCGAACTCTGTTTTCTTGGCGTTCGGCATTGCCGCTACCATTTCACGTAGTTCAGAAGCTGTTGGG
The Deltaproteobacteria bacterium DNA segment above includes these coding regions:
- a CDS encoding phosphoenolpyruvate carboxykinase, whose protein sequence is MAGNIPKNLLVQPKQVIANPTASELREMVAAMPNAKKTEFGNYAVQVKVKARSKKSTYIVSDTPEKHTDQCMTRVKAEEMALFQNEYIKDQVMLVIDGFIGGDPATRTSCRLTIEKTNANIAAMQQQLYFNPTTEELENFEPELNVIYTPNLKAEGFPDDRLISVDLDNKITRVFNSDYFGESKKGGLRMWNKLVYDKGGLPLHAGCKVIPVGDDKRTALIIGLSGTGKTTTTFTQQNSSQPVQDDFVALMPDGSVLGTENGCFAKTFGLNADNEPMIHNAVVQPEAYLENVAVGDDGKVDFTDKSYTENGRATFPFRLIPEAADPKTLPPVSFVLILNRNENIIPAVARLTKEQAAAYFMLGETKGTSAGGAEEAGKALRVPGTNPFFPLLHGQQGNRFLELADNLPFAVYLMNTGWVGGVDGTEFSKKVKIRHSSAVVQGIADEAISWKKCATFGYEVATKLTGMNNGDHNLLNPQDYYVSTERSGEYETIASGLREDRKSHLAKFPGLNPVLIEAIS